One region of Micromonospora ureilytica genomic DNA includes:
- a CDS encoding roadblock/LC7 domain-containing protein, which yields MNRPAAMQDMGWLLTNFADSVAGIAHVVAVSADGLLLASSRDLPGDRADQLAAITSGVVSLTEGAARMFSAGGVLQTVIEMDSGYLFLMSISDGSSMAVLAARSCDVGQVGYEMALLVERVGAALVPLPRDAVRS from the coding sequence ATGAACAGGCCAGCTGCCATGCAGGACATGGGTTGGCTGCTCACCAACTTCGCCGACAGCGTGGCGGGTATCGCCCACGTGGTGGCGGTGTCCGCCGACGGGCTGCTGCTCGCGTCCTCCCGGGATCTGCCGGGGGACCGGGCGGACCAGCTCGCCGCGATCACCTCCGGGGTGGTGAGCCTGACCGAGGGCGCGGCCCGGATGTTCAGCGCGGGCGGGGTGTTGCAGACAGTCATCGAGATGGACAGCGGGTATCTCTTCCTGATGTCGATCAGCGACGGTTCTTCGATGGCCGTGCTGGCCGCGCGCAGCTGCGACGTGGGCCAGGTGGGCTACGAGATGGCGCTGCTGGTCGAGCGGGTGGGTGCCGCGCTGGTGCCACTGCCGCGCGACGCGGTGCGTTCTTAG
- a CDS encoding DUF742 domain-containing protein, protein MDQRRADPRGALVRPYAVTRGRTEPRQDIALEAVLTASPTQVAESRFAGHDKHRIATVCEGRAQSLAEIAAYTRMPLGVARVLVADMVAESLLTLHTAAPAEGFEERMELLGRVLSGLRRL, encoded by the coding sequence ATGGACCAACGACGCGCTGACCCGCGTGGCGCGCTGGTGCGTCCGTACGCGGTCACCCGTGGTCGTACCGAGCCCCGGCAGGACATCGCCCTCGAGGCCGTCCTCACCGCGTCTCCCACCCAGGTCGCCGAGTCCCGCTTCGCCGGGCATGACAAGCACCGCATCGCCACGGTCTGTGAGGGCCGAGCACAGTCGCTGGCGGAGATCGCCGCGTACACCCGGATGCCGCTGGGCGTCGCCCGGGTGTTGGTCGCCGACATGGTGGCCGAGAGCCTGCTGACGTTACACACTGCTGCTCCCGCCGAGGGGTTCGAGGAGCGGATGGAACTGCTTGGAAGGGTGCTAAGTGGACTTCGCAGGCTATGA